A stretch of the Bacillus licheniformis DSM 13 = ATCC 14580 genome encodes the following:
- the fdhD gene encoding formate dehydrogenase accessory sulfurtransferase FdhD has protein sequence MGKNITTSRKIFRYDNGELVQQEDQMATEFPLTVMVNGEEFVTLVCSPDSLEELVIGFLASEGVIRFKNEIKRFTIDESLGFAYVDLVSTKKLQLKDYTKRVIGSCCGKGRHFYFQQDVKTAKTAIDGVTITPENCLKLMRDMQKSSKLFHHTGGVHNAALCSTDKLIAVRSDIGRHNALDKLYGYCLLHQVPVRDKLIVFSGRISSEVLLKAAKIGVSAVISKSAPTELAIQMAEELNIMTIGFARNRSFNVYTHHERIQFS, from the coding sequence ATGGGGAAAAACATCACAACAAGCCGAAAAATTTTCCGTTATGATAATGGAGAGCTGGTGCAGCAAGAAGATCAGATGGCGACGGAATTCCCCCTGACTGTCATGGTGAACGGCGAGGAATTTGTCACGCTTGTTTGCTCGCCGGACAGCCTGGAAGAACTGGTGATCGGATTTCTCGCATCTGAAGGGGTGATCCGATTTAAAAATGAGATTAAAAGGTTTACAATAGATGAAAGCCTCGGGTTCGCATATGTCGACCTTGTCAGCACAAAAAAGCTGCAGCTGAAGGATTACACAAAGCGGGTGATCGGCTCCTGCTGCGGAAAAGGGAGGCATTTTTATTTCCAGCAGGACGTCAAAACCGCAAAAACAGCGATTGACGGCGTGACCATTACGCCAGAGAACTGTTTGAAGCTGATGCGCGACATGCAGAAAAGCAGCAAGCTTTTTCACCATACGGGGGGCGTTCATAATGCCGCTTTGTGCAGCACAGACAAGCTGATTGCAGTCAGATCTGATATCGGAAGGCATAATGCGCTTGATAAATTGTACGGATATTGTTTGCTTCATCAGGTTCCTGTGCGCGATAAGCTGATCGTATTCAGCGGCAGAATTTCTTCGGAAGTGCTGCTTAAAGCCGCGAAAATCGGGGTTTCCGCGGTCATTTCCAAGTCGGCGCCGACCGAGCTGGCCATTCAGATGGCAGAGGAGCTGAATATCATGACGATTGGTTTTGCGAGAAACCGGTCATTCAATGTATACACGCATCACGAGCGAATTCAGTTTTCATAA
- a CDS encoding L-lactate MFS transporter, whose protein sequence is MKKAKNRWLIALCAVGIHLSIGSVYAWSVFTNPLAETFGWSLSQISLTFSIAILFLGLSAAFLGHFVEKHGPKKAGMLAALFFGAGVTFSGFAVQIGSLPLLYLFYGVFGGIGLGVGYITPVSSLVKWFPDRRGLATGLAIMGFGFAALISSPIMQKLISAVGIANTFFILGICYFLVMMLSSLYLAPPEEGWQPEGFSTGKSGRAQSADISQLTANEAIKTKRFYYLWLMLFINVTCGIAIISIASPLAQESAGMSAAAAAALVGVLGAFNGLGRIGWASVSDYIGRPNTYTVFFAIQLIAFPLLPFISDKAAFSVLMALIYTCYGGGFAAIPAYIGDLFGTKQLGAIHGYILTAWAAAGLAGPMFSSWVRDATGSYSQSLTVFAALFAIALFISIFIRTDIKQLRKKAAVHVSNSLKG, encoded by the coding sequence ATGAAAAAAGCGAAAAACAGGTGGCTCATTGCTTTATGTGCTGTAGGCATTCATTTGTCAATCGGGTCGGTATACGCATGGAGCGTCTTTACAAACCCGCTCGCTGAAACCTTCGGCTGGAGCCTCAGCCAGATCAGTCTGACGTTCAGCATCGCTATTTTATTTCTCGGGCTTTCAGCCGCATTTTTGGGACACTTCGTCGAAAAACACGGCCCCAAAAAAGCAGGCATGCTCGCCGCACTTTTCTTCGGAGCTGGCGTGACGTTTTCCGGCTTCGCCGTTCAGATCGGCTCCCTTCCCCTGCTTTATTTGTTTTATGGAGTCTTCGGAGGGATCGGACTCGGCGTCGGCTATATTACACCCGTATCTTCGCTTGTTAAATGGTTTCCTGACCGCCGCGGCTTGGCCACAGGGCTTGCCATTATGGGCTTCGGATTTGCGGCTTTGATCAGCAGCCCGATCATGCAAAAGCTGATCTCAGCGGTCGGTATAGCCAACACCTTTTTTATTCTCGGCATCTGCTACTTTCTTGTGATGATGCTCTCTTCGCTTTACCTCGCCCCGCCTGAAGAAGGCTGGCAGCCTGAAGGATTTTCAACCGGAAAAAGCGGAAGAGCACAAAGCGCTGATATTTCCCAGCTGACGGCAAATGAAGCGATTAAAACGAAACGCTTTTATTATTTATGGCTGATGCTTTTTATTAATGTTACGTGCGGAATCGCCATCATATCAATCGCTTCACCGCTGGCGCAGGAAAGTGCGGGCATGTCCGCCGCCGCGGCCGCCGCGCTCGTCGGCGTTTTGGGCGCATTTAACGGTTTAGGGCGCATCGGCTGGGCCTCTGTATCTGATTACATCGGACGGCCGAATACGTATACCGTCTTTTTCGCCATACAGCTGATCGCCTTCCCGCTTTTGCCGTTCATTTCCGACAAGGCCGCCTTCTCTGTTTTGATGGCATTGATCTATACGTGCTATGGCGGAGGGTTTGCCGCAATTCCGGCTTATATCGGGGATTTGTTCGGAACAAAGCAGCTCGGTGCGATCCACGGATACATTTTAACGGCTTGGGCGGCGGCAGGGCTTGCAGGCCCGATGTTCTCTTCTTGGGTACGCGATGCAACAGGGAGCTACAGCCAAAGCCTGACGGTGTTTGCGGCACTGTTCGCCATCGCCCTGTTCATTTCGATATTCATTAGAACGGACATTAAACAGTTGCGGAAAAAAGCGGCGGTTCATGTCTCAAACTCGCTAAAAGGATGA